A window of Candidatus Bathyarchaeota archaeon contains these coding sequences:
- a CDS encoding 4Fe-4S dicluster domain-containing protein → MDSNLSAAVPEPMVRLAVYPDRCRGCGLCELVCSTLHEGESRPSVSRIKVEKDRENYRFTPSVCVQCTVPKCLFACPTGAVKVDERTGARYIDEDLCTGCGLCAEACPFASEGTVIFMHPSKGVYVKCDLCRRRSGGPACVEVCPTHAIVINEKGGR, encoded by the coding sequence ATGGATTCAAACCTTTCCGCGGCCGTACCTGAGCCTATGGTCAGGTTAGCGGTTTATCCTGACCGTTGTAGAGGCTGTGGGTTATGCGAGCTCGTATGCTCGACTTTGCACGAAGGCGAGTCTAGACCGTCGGTTTCACGGATCAAGGTGGAGAAGGACAGGGAGAACTACCGTTTTACCCCATCGGTATGCGTGCAGTGTACGGTTCCCAAGTGTCTATTCGCCTGTCCCACCGGGGCCGTGAAGGTAGACGAGAGGACCGGAGCCAGGTATATAGACGAGGATCTCTGTACAGGATGCGGTCTCTGCGCAGAGGCCTGCCCCTTCGCCTCGGAAGGAACGGTGATATTCATGCATCCCTCTAAGGGCGTCTACGTTAAATGCGACCTCTGCCGTCGACGTAGCGGCGGCCCGGCATGCGTCGAGGTATGCCCGACCCACGCCATAGTTATCAATGAGAAAGGAGGCCGATAA
- the thrC gene encoding threonine synthase, whose amino-acid sequence MKSGLGGVRLAVSEMPMRLVCERCGLSYPPERPWIRCSECGGRLKFVFKDETPCFKPVDGLNSMWRYRSVLPIPEEWPPVSLVEGLSPFVRAVNLGEKLGLGNLYLKDDSRNPTGSFRDRAASLMVTWAHRLGFKKVIAASNGNMGASLAAYTAKVGLACKIVVPKNVDEGKIIQLLIYGSEVDEHGLYLDDAIEKASEIDGETGVYQATPELNPLSLEAQKTIAYEVWEQLGRIPDVVVVPVGSGSCLYSVWKGFKELQETCLASDVPRMVAVQAEGCAPIVEAFKKGVEPTELISPKTKATAILVRKPVYGVEVLEALRDSEGTAVAIRDEEMFRAERELARLEGLFVEPSSSSTVAALPRLLETGFLEPGETVVCILTGSGLKAPSISDFLSYRRRAVELSPETGMKVRILRILAKGGRHGYGVWKALRGAISLQAVYQHLRDLEKRGYVESRRLDGRRMYELTEEGRQLLKVFRVLSRR is encoded by the coding sequence TTGAAGAGCGGGCTGGGAGGGGTTAGACTGGCCGTATCTGAGATGCCTATGAGGCTCGTATGCGAACGGTGCGGCCTCTCTTATCCGCCTGAGAGACCGTGGATCCGATGCTCCGAATGCGGTGGAAGGCTAAAGTTTGTCTTTAAGGACGAAACACCCTGTTTTAAGCCTGTGGATGGTTTAAACTCGATGTGGCGTTACAGAAGCGTCCTTCCGATTCCTGAAGAATGGCCTCCTGTATCCTTGGTCGAAGGCCTCAGCCCGTTTGTGAGAGCCGTAAACTTAGGTGAAAAGCTTGGACTTGGAAACCTATACCTTAAAGACGACTCCCGGAACCCGACCGGCTCCTTCAGGGATAGGGCTGCTTCCCTGATGGTTACGTGGGCTCATAGGCTTGGGTTTAAAAAGGTCATAGCCGCTTCGAACGGGAATATGGGAGCAAGCCTAGCCGCATATACGGCTAAGGTGGGTTTAGCCTGTAAAATCGTCGTGCCTAAGAACGTGGATGAGGGTAAGATAATTCAGCTTCTGATATACGGCTCGGAGGTCGATGAGCATGGGCTCTACCTCGACGACGCGATAGAGAAGGCGTCGGAGATAGACGGTGAAACAGGCGTCTACCAGGCGACTCCCGAGCTCAACCCCCTGAGCCTAGAGGCGCAGAAGACCATAGCCTATGAAGTTTGGGAGCAGCTCGGTCGTATACCCGACGTGGTCGTGGTCCCCGTAGGCAGCGGAAGCTGCTTATACTCGGTCTGGAAGGGATTCAAGGAGCTTCAGGAAACCTGTTTAGCCTCTGATGTTCCTAGGATGGTAGCTGTCCAGGCGGAGGGCTGCGCGCCTATAGTCGAGGCTTTCAAAAAGGGTGTTGAGCCCACGGAGCTTATTAGCCCGAAGACCAAAGCCACCGCTATCTTAGTCAGAAAACCGGTCTATGGCGTCGAGGTTCTCGAGGCCCTAAGGGACAGCGAAGGCACGGCTGTCGCTATAAGGGATGAGGAGATGTTCAGGGCTGAGAGGGAGCTTGCTAGGCTCGAGGGACTGTTCGTCGAGCCGTCGAGCTCCTCCACCGTGGCGGCTCTCCCCAGGCTTCTGGAGACAGGTTTCCTGGAACCCGGTGAGACTGTGGTATGTATTTTAACCGGAAGCGGTTTGAAAGCCCCCAGCATATCGGATTTCCTAAGCTACCGGCGGCGTGCGGTCGAGCTATCCCCGGAGACCGGTATGAAGGTTAGGATTCTTAGGATCCTCGCTAAGGGCGGTAGGCATGGGTATGGTGTTTGGAAGGCTCTCAGAGGCGCCATAAGTCTTCAAGCAGTCTACCAGCACCTTAGAGACTTGGAAAAGAGAGGCTACGTGGAGAGCCGTAGGCTAGACGGTAGACGGATGTATGAGCTGACGGAGGAGGGTAGACAACTCCTGAAGGTGTTCAGGGTTCTCAGCAGACGATGA